DNA sequence from the Dreissena polymorpha isolate Duluth1 chromosome 3, UMN_Dpol_1.0, whole genome shotgun sequence genome:
TAAGACATCAaaattgttttggtttttgtttatgcatatttcagtttcaaaaaggaaaagaaaacatCGAAGTAGAGACTCATCCAGcagttcatcatcatcatcagattcTTCTTCCTCTTCCTCCTCATCTTCATCTACATCATCTTCAGATTCGACTGACTCAGATTCATCAGCTGGTAATAAATTTTGTACAAAGcttatacaattaatttaacaatGTTCACCAAATATTTAGTAACAATGACTTTGACTGttaaccttaaaggggcctttttatgttttggtaaatttacaaagttaaaaaaaatgtttcaggttAGCAAATTTTcattgaagttatgatatttgtgaggaaacagtaatactgaacaattaccatgctctaaaatatccattttatgcatcttttgacaatttaaaatccTGAAAGTAATAAAGccttgcaatgcgaaacgattgaataatttggagagttctgttgttgttgtcgttatattttgtgacactttgaggattacttatatatagACATGgttgtcaattttccggattattccggaaatccggatttgagccgtccagggttgattttgatgtgaatgtaaatccgatgagtttgtttaaggcgggtgggggtagggacaaaattcttttagtgcgggatcatttcagaacgaatattgttatagcatcgtcggcattccggacatttgcgcttggtaccgattttatttattgatttctgattggtaagcagctggcactgacatgagcaggcactggctaagtaaagcactgcaatatcatattttaaaacaatatgttaatcaaattatatattgactgcgtatttgctaggttactggttttcattttctgcagtcaaacgatatgcatatttaatttcatttgcaaatgatgtatcgcgacatgttttcggaaagtcgttttcggatacgctggtttgttaattacatttcgaagttcttaatatcatttgtttagaatgacaaatacacctgcggtgttacggatggtttggtttataatacttcgcattgtactcaccagaaattgcacctagaaagactataaaaaaagaacaataagctagggctcgggggggttgggccctctcttcactttatcctacggcttaattttccggatttcaaatttgggccaattgacacccctgatagaGTATAacatacatcactcattgtaagagcacagatggccgagtggtctaagtgttagacttCTTTAGGAATTTAGAATCAGTTCTTTAGGTATTTAGAATCAGTTCTTTAGGTATTTAGAATCAGTTCTTTAGGTATTTAGAATCAGTTCTTTAGGTATTTTGAATCAGTTCTTTAGGTATTAAGAATCAGTTACCTTGACTTTTTTCACACCTTAAGTTGAGTCCTTGAATATTAGGAATCTATGTATCAAGTTTCATTTCAAGTGCACAGTATGAAAGACTAGCTACTTTTATCTACATGCATCTAGTGTCTAAgcaaatataagtttatattcaACCTAGAATTACAGACCTTGACCAATATTGTCATTTGAATATGAAgcgtatatattttatgtttgaaagaaATCCGTGTGTCGGCAGGCCATTCTCCAGAAACAAGCACCTGCCTATAAAGTGCAGATGTTAATTTCTAAGATTAAATTGAtctataattatacccccacaaacgaagtttaggggggtatataggagtgaacttgtctgtcggtcggtcggtccgtattaagtgtccgctctctaattcaagtagttttcacccgatcttcaccaaacttggtcagaagttgtatctacatgatgtctaggccaagttcgtacatgggccttgccgggtcaaaaataaggtcacgtggtcaattagtgcgttttaaacattcagcatgttgtccgctctctaattcaagtagttttcatcccatcttcaccaaacttgctcagaagttgtatctagatgatcttaaggccaagttcgaacatgggccttgccgggtcaaaaaccaggtcacaggTCACTTAGTactaaacattcagcatgttgtccgctctctaattcaagtagttttcatccgatcatcaccaaacttggtcagaagttttatctagatgatctgaaggccaagttcgaacatgggccatgccagatcaaaaactaggtcacaggatcACTTATAtgtagtacgttttacacattgagcatggtgtccgctctctatttcaagtagtttaaatccgatctacaccacacttggtcagaagttgtaactagatgatgtgtagatcaagttcgaacatgggccatgccgggtcaaaaactaggtcacggggtcacttagtgtgttttaaacctcacccgctctctaattaaagtagtttttatccaatcttcaccaaaattggtcagaagttgtatcttgataatgtctagagcaagtttgaatatgggtcatgaagGGTCAAAAACAAGGCCACAGGGTCACTTAGGGTGTTTTAAACATTACAATGTTGTCCGCTcactaattcaaatagttttcatccgatcttcaccaaacttggtcagaagttgtatctagatgatcttacggccaagttcgaacatgggccttgccgggtcaaaaactaggtcacggggtcacttagtacattttaaacattcagcatgttgtccgctctctaattcaatagttttcatccgatcttcaccaaacttggtcagaagttgtatctagatgatcttaaggccaagtttgaacatgggccttgccgggtcaaaaactaggtcacggggtcacttagtacgttttacacattgagcatggtgtccgctctctatttcaagtagtttaaatccgatcttcaccacacttggtcagaaattgtaactagatgatgtgtaggtcaagttcgaacatgggccatgccgggtcaaaaccaggtcatggggtcacttagtttgttttaaacctcaccatgttgtccgctctctaattcaagtagtttttatctaatcttcaccaaaatcggtcagaagttgtatcttgataatgtctagagcaagtctgaatatgggtcatgccgggtcaaaaacaaggtcacggggtcacttagggcgttttaaacatcacaatcttgtccgctctctaattcaagtagttttcatccaatcttcaccaaacttggtcagaagttgtatctagatgatgtctaggtcaagtttgaatatggatcatgctgggtcaaaaactaggtcacggggtatcttagtgtgttttaaacctcaacatgttgtccgctctctaattcaagtagttttcatccaatcttcaccaaacttggtcaccagttttatctaaatgatctctaggacaagtttgaacatgggccattcggggcctaaaactaggtcacggggtcacttagtgcgttttttaacattcagcatggtgtccgctctctatttcaagtagtttacatccaatctttaccaaacttggtcagaagttttatggagatgatcttaaggccaagttagaacatgggcctttctgggtcaaaaactagttcaagaggtcacttagtgcgttttaaaaattgagcatggtgtctgctgttttttgtgaagacgacatgcaaaatattatgtgtcaatgcggcatgtgggggtattcatcacgtctgtgacaaagtagttttcatccgttcttcacctaatttggtcagaagttgtgtctagatgatatgtaggtcatgttcaaatatgggtcatgcagggtcaaaaacgaggtcaccaTGTCACTTAgttcatttcaagcatttagcatggtgtctgctctctaattgaagtagttttcatctgatcttcaccgaatttagtgagatgttacgtctaaatgatttctaggtcaagttcaaatatgggtcatgccgggtcaataactaggtctcgaggttacttagtgcatttcaagcattgagcatggtgttcaaAACCtttgaacgggcgtatcttgtatcagtttggcactcttgttataacATCTTTTAAGCCATTCTTGAGAAATTAGCTTATTGAAAAACCTTTCCTTGGCTCGGACACTGATATCTATGCCGGGGTAAGTAGAATAGCTTAGAAATGCCCAGCTAAAAACACAACATACAATGAATATTTAAGACTTTCTAACCAGTCATTTCCAAAAGTGTCATATCTCCAGACATTATAATGTTTTGTCATTGGATTTCTTGTAATTAAAAAATTGTGTTCCGTCTGACTGTTaaacaattttgtattttagAACATTCACACAAAAAGAGACAGAAGAGCAAAAGTAAAGAAAAGCATGAGGTACTTGTTATAAACTTCTATAAAGAAATATCTGTTTTGTCCTTCATTCTTTCTGTTGTAGCTTTGaagaaatttaaatgtaatgctgCTTAAAACTGGATTTTATTACCTGTAAATTTTATTACAATTGGAAGACATTGTCTCAGACTAGAACAAGTGTTGTAGTAACCTGTAATAAATTTGACTGGAATTTGACATAGTGTTTACACGTCTTTAATAAAGCTATGCATAATTTTAATGTAAGGtttcaacataaataaaacataatcaatACGGTACTAAAAGTTGTACTATTGTTTTTAGAATATTTTATACGAATACTTTGTACTCAATAGTAGTTTGACATTCAAGACATTCAATGTTTCCTGCTATTAAAGGTGCTTTTATTATAAATGGTActcaaaaaataaatgtattggcACAAAAGTCCATTTGCCTGTTTTGTGAATTGAAaggtaatgttttattgtttgttattagATTTCCCCATACTAACCaatattttttccatttaatgGATTTCCACTCACTTCTGGAAATGGTGACAATTCTATTGGGCCAATTTACACACATGATGGCGAACTGTGTCGTCTTGCTATACCCTTCCTTTGCGCATCGGGCATGTATCAACCGTTGCTGTTGAATCGACATATATTGCATAGAGGAAAAAGAAAAGCAAGAAAAGACGTAAAAGTGGAGAAAAGAAAGGACCGGTACAGTTGTCGCAGGTGGGGAAAActtaggtgttttttttaatgtcatacaTTCAGTAATATTTCTTTACAGTTGTTTCATTTGCAAGCATTGACTGGTTGAGTGgacaaacaaacatcaatatttttttagttttaaattaaaaacataaccCTATTTATAACAATCCATAAGCTATTGTAACACTATTACCAAAAGAGTTACAAATTGGGGCGGTGGCATAGAAATAAGTTCCCTTCATaagtaaatatgttgttaaaaaaGTTCAATGACATTTGAAAAGACTATTATTGCAAACTCTATTTTAAagcataaaatgtttatattaaattgatTCATTATTCAATGAAGATACTATTAAACAGTCATAACCAAATAATTAGCAACAAAGACAGAATTGTGATACCCTTCACTCAATTCTCAGCAATACTCAGTCAATCATCCATTTTTGATTCCAAATGTTTCCTtacaagtatttatttaaaagctTATTCAACAGACCATCATTCAATGCATTTAAAAGGGTGCGAGTTCAAAAGTTGATGTTTATTAAACTGCAAAGTATTTATTTGTCCTGACTTCTTCTGATTGGTGGAAGCAAATAGCCATTGGCCAGTACGCTTGTCTCACTGTCTTTTCATCAGTCTTTGTGTCGATACAAGGTTAACCGAAAATGGTATGTTTTGTCTAGCATCAATAGCGCTTCAAAGATGCTTTGATTCTTGTTTAGATGATGTCTTTTGAACACATCAACATTACCTGACTTCATTCTGACCTTGACATTGATTGACCTTTTGAACCTAAACTATTTCAGAAGGTCAAATAACCAATTCAGTAGGTCAAAATGTTTGGTTATTTAAAAGTGACACTTGTGGAATAACATCAATACCCCTTGATACAAATCTATTTGATACTTGCATTGATGATGCCTTGCATACTTTCAACGCACCCGCATCACCCCTAACTCATTTTGATATTGACAATGACCGTCTTTTGGACTAAGACTTATTCAAATTCAGACGGCCCATATActtggttaaccctttgcatgctgggaaatttatcgtctgctaaaatgtcatctgctgaatttctaaaataagcattttcttcgattttttttcaaagaacactatcagaatagcaaacagtttggatcctgatgagacgccacattctatggtgtctcatctggatccaaactgtttgcaaaggccttcaaaattcggttccagcactgaaagagttaacccaCGCTGACTGTTTCTTATTTCATCCAGCAGCATTAATGCTTCCTACAGTGCTTTGATACTTCagaactcgcagtctgttcaggttttatgctgtttgctgctcatcagtatctaagggttggaaatgaagccataaaaatttgaatctagtaagaaaggccataaatttaactttctaagggaccacaaatgcgtcgtaataggtatctaagtgggaaagagttaaccAATCAACACTCAACTCACTCTCGTCACCTGACCTCgtgttgaccttgacattgacctatttATGCTCTAATactaatttaaccctttcagtgccggaaccgaattttgaaggcctttgcaaacagtttggatccagatgagacgccacagaacgtggcgtctcatcaggatccaaactgtttgctattctgataatattctttgaaaaaaatcgaagaaaatgctaattttagaaattctgcagacgacattttagcagacgacaaatttcccagcatgcaaagggttaaatgggTGACTCATTACAAGGCTTCCACAAGGGGCATTAGTGTTTCTTCAACTCTGCATCATACATGTTTATGAGAAACTTTgtacaataatatttaatttagaaTATGCTTTGTTCAATTGTCATATTTGCTCCAAGGTAATCAACAGATATTGCTTGTTTGGAAATAGACGATTTAAAAATTTACCAAATTGGTATTGTTTTATCAATTTGAATGCATTTTGGGTTGTATTTTGATAAGATTGTTATAAgaaacaattttgcaattttttttctcaacttcTTAACTTAAGTTCATGAGAGAGAAGCACAAAAATAAGAAGCATAAAGAAGAAAGGAGTGCTCTGTCAGGGAAGAAGATACAACGCAAGATCAAGAAAACCAAGATTGACTTACAGGTACCCCAAGTCCGGCCCAGATTTGATATCGGCCACGCTCTGTGagaaaggggttaaatgcatgtgcataaagtgttgtcaaagattagcctgtgcagtccgaacgggctaatcagggatgatactttccacttttgttgtgtttttagcgccactggccagaggccagcagggctcatgtcatggtcctgtgtccgtcgtgcgtgcgtccgtgcgttaacgttttctttaaacatcttctcctaaactactggtccaattctgatgaaatttctcaggaatgttcctggggtgaacctctttcaaatttgttcaaattatgccccaggggtcacaaaattgaaaatttgcttatataaggcctattttgtgaaaactttcaaaatcctgtcctcaataaccattgggcctagggctatcaaatttggtatgtagagacatctaatcgtcctctaccaaatttgtttaaattatgcccctggggtcaaatttgaccctgccccgggggtcacaaaattgaacatatgcttatatagggtctattttgtgaaaactttacaaatcttcccatccataaccattgggcctagggctaccaaatttggtatgtagtggcatcttatagtcctctaccaaatttgttcaaattatgcccttggggtcaagtTTGAACCTGCCttaagggtcacaaaattgaacatatgcttatataaggccttttttgggaaaactttaaaaacttcttgtccataaccatatggcatagggctaccaaatttggtatgtacaatgaagtgacatgtaatagttctctacttagtttgttcaaataatgcccctagggtcaaatttgaccctaccccgggggtcacaaaaatgaacatatgcttaaataaggccatttttgtgcaaactttaaaaatcttcttgtttattattatagagccaagggctactaaatttggtatgtagtgacatctaataggcctctaccaaatttgttcaaattattcccctgggctcaaatttgaccctgccccgggggtcacaaaactgaacatatgacctTTACCAGGGGTGATTACTGCAGCTGTGTGGCTCTGACCAACAACATCttttaaacatgagataaaactctgtcatttagtgccattttagatcagatggtgattgcttacaaaggaattgaagtaagaacatgtgttatgcatttttttcttataaactgaaaaaagtctggttttatttaaatatgtcgaaagtgaccatatatccggataaaaatatttctgatgacatgttaatttcatgtctttttttgtagtgtttaaaccagtttaataatatcttattgattttaaaaacacatcttccatgaacataattatttcaagaaaagtcaatatataatactgcatggtaaactcaaactttgtatccaagagaaggtgttggaattaatgatgtgcaatgttcttaactatcgtatatgctgctttttaattactaatgattcattgttccatttgggCATCGTGACTCacgaattgtggatatgattcaTATATCAatgatccatatatatatatttctgaccattttataattttcttcatataagttatgaattgatcttagaagtcaaatgtattactttattaaatacatttataaatataaagaaataatctttagattatcataatattctcaggcctgttggtcttagggatgtgtgggttgttgattatattttgagatgattgtttacaaagaaagatgctactattgtatttgttataaatttgtGAAAGGCTCtgagaaggaaccagagattattaaccctttaccaaacactaacaggattttacgggtttgtagctgacgactttataaataattgtgataaaatgagaaattgctcaagatgagtaatttctccttttatcacaattatttctaccctacctgatcatttccttcagattccattacaattaaattgtcgtctgcaacctctttcaaattgggacagtccaaaatgtgtcgtttggtaaagggttaaggcattttgattcctatgggtcttgtgaatctgtttcaaatcaaatgcgtagatttgatcttcagcatctaaaaatatgtgaaacagaaagaacaacaatatcttttggagagataaatgtacctacgttataagcaaaggacctgtgcgacaattcccgggctttttagtctgtttagttaacaccgtagtaacgttttccatatataaaaatgctcacccttccaactttaagcgccaagtgggacgagggatagaaagagaaagtcacatgcttgagtacatttcaacccatgcgcattgcacgcttttttcgcataaaaaaacagtggagcgatacagggccatcatggccctcttgttccttgAAATGAAGACTGTTCTTGTAGAAAATCCAtatcaggcggaaagtgtcgtcccttattagcctgtgcaaactgcataggctaatctgggacaacactttacccttaTGTATTAACCTGTTCAGTGCTgggaccgaattttgaaggcgtttgcaaacagtttggatccagatgagatgccacagaacgtggcgtctcatcaggatccaaactgtttgctattctgatagtattctttgaaaaaaattgaagaaaatgctaattaaaaaaattcagcagacaacattttagcagacgacaaatttcccagcatgcaaagggttaaaacccctttttacagagcacggcccaaatgtttGAAACTCGTCACGTTGGCATCGGGTTGACTTCTGCATGATTCTTATATTGGTTCAAGTGGCATTCAGATGTCGATCTATGTTTTCAATAAACAGTATTGTAGCCGTTAGAGGGAATtgttcaaagattgttgaaaGTTCAATTTTCTAATTTTTAGCttcgctggcctctggccagcggggcttatgtcatggtcctgtgtccgttgtgcgtgcgttaactttttctttaaacatcttcttctcctaaactacaagtccaattctgataaaacttctcacaaatgttccttgggtgaacctctttcaaatttgttaaaattatgcccctggggtcaaatttgacccctccccgggggtcacaaaattgaaaaattgcttatattaggcctattttgtgaaaactttcaaaattttctcgttcataaccattgggcctagggctatcaaatttggtatgtagagacatctaatagtcctctaccaaatttattcaaattatgcccctggggtcaaatttgaccctgccctgggggtcaccaaattgaacatatgcttatataaagcctattttgtgcaaacttaaaaaatctaattGTCCATAACTGtggggcttagggctaccaaattcggtatgtagtgacattaaatagttctctactttgtttgttcaaattatacccctggggtcaaatttgaccctgccccggggtcacaaaaatgaacatacgcttaatatattcgcggcccgcgaaatctctccgcattttacactagtagattctgcctaagcatttttaaaacgagcgatataattggctgtcatttcccaatcttccaattaaaatcggtttcttaaaatgtgttcggtatttcgtatgcaaatggcgcTGTTGTAAAGCGataattaagattattgaaatgacaaaaccaatcgaattaacgactgacatcataaagtttgataggaataatgaaatgtgtttgtcaacgaaaaagactacgttttagatacaagaaacacatattttgtttagaaatgtgcacagtgaatttgtgtcacggaaaccagtgtttctgtttgcaaattggagttcagttTACTTGCgaggtaaaacaatttagaagaggatctttcgaacatggaaatagacaaacatgattagatttatatgatagtggatctgtgtataaacagattcatatgcatattctgctttattatgtttgtcacgctgttcagttaattgaaatagcattgaactaaagatgtgaaatgcaaggtattgaaaggtaaacaaattaaatatattaatttaattcagtttaatacatcattaacacaagaagaacacttaagtgtgtttgtttatatttagtccattaaccttgtttgtatataacattttatataaaatttgtattgtttagTTTGTTTTCTCCAAATGGTTAGTacatgctgaaaatggtggttttctgaatcctgcgataactttaaaagctctaaatttgttcatgaaacttgtaacatggatagatggcaatatggacattatgcacgtcatttcattttgttcctacgtcaaaaattgtggttgcaatggcaaccaaaaataaaataatctgaaaatggtggaatttctgacaatggtggagccggtagggaaccatattgcttgacaatagccttgttcttttatgttaacattctcaaaattcttgttctattatatttatccaaaaaaaaatgaatgacatcattttatgaaaaaaaaataaatcattttatgatttataaacagatttataaacagattgcaaaaaatatttgttcaagataaaattaacaacaaattgttacattgaaataaagtgatttcaatattcagtagcaaaaaagtaaggaaattcaacttaaaaaaagatgtatctattaaaagtatattctaccgATGCCATGAACAATcccgctaagtctattactagcaacctatcagagaataggtcagataccttatttcaatatatgacaatcctagtatttttcaaaaacaaacatgacaggtaaccaacATCAGATGTAAAAAGTAAAGGAAGtaaggtcaagctaattgtttgtcatgatatctctttaaacctcacgccatatgcaagtagtttTGCCAtaatcgcaacatcttgatgaattataattcaattttttgtctcataaacatttacgtTGAAAAAGCCTGCTCTACAAAGTAATAACaatcctactgcctttcggcacctcatgaacctgaaaaactcgtaactttaagtttcctcaggcaaatatcttctttgtacaataaacaatttcttcaccacgttaacgatcctgctacactcactaatgcctcaagaatgagtaaagttcaggtgatctacgtcattaggtattttgcatatgtcatgaactatataactaacagaaactttgaaacccacaaacactttttggaattttggaaaaagattcatgaatgaatgaaggaactttcattaatcttgtagaacatgcgtagatttgatcttcagcatctaaaaatatatgaaatagaaagaacgacaatatcttttggagagataaatgcacctacgttataagcaaaggacctgtgtgACAATTCCCgagctttttagtctgtttagttaacaccttagtaacattttccatatataaacccttc
Encoded proteins:
- the LOC127874655 gene encoding corepressor interacting with RBPJ 1-like; the encoded protein is MAEDHDIRRLHRPDERKHSIGSTCSSSASRDEPNALISKRKRKHRSRDSSSSSSSSSDSSSSSSSSSSTSSSDSTDSDSSAEHSHKKRQKSKSKEKHERKKKSKKRRKSGEKKGPVQLSQFMREKHKNKKHKEERSALSGKKIQRKIKKTKIDLQRDKNREELLNFLNATM